The proteins below are encoded in one region of bacterium:
- the accC gene encoding acetyl-CoA carboxylase biotin carboxylase subunit — MFEKVLIANRGEIALRIIRACREMGIKSVAVHSTADRDALHVKFADESVCIGPPPSSESYLQPKALIAAAEITNADALHPGYGFLAENADFAQICIDHGLVWIGPDPSVINKMGHKSEAKRTMQAVGCPVIPGSDGPVSGVAEARRLAEEMGLPIMIKAVAGGGGRGMRLVTRMENLESSFEMAHAEAEASFNNGDLYVEKAILEPRHVEIQILGDGKGGCIHLGERDCSTQRRHQKLIEESPSPVVTPDLRQRMGKVASEAAAAIGYASCGTMEFLVDRDLNFYFMEMNTRIQVEHPVTEMVTGVDLAKEQLRVALGEPLLKQSSIQFRGHAIECRINAEDPSRSFMPCPGKITALNIPGGPGIRVDTHIYQGYTIPPYYDSLIAKLIAWGRDRSEAIARMRRALDEFVVEGIKTTIPFHQKVLLLEQFIASDVHTKWVEEFMEREAAKTAS; from the coding sequence ATGTTCGAAAAAGTACTTATTGCCAACCGAGGCGAAATCGCCCTGCGGATTATCCGCGCCTGCCGCGAGATGGGAATCAAGTCCGTCGCCGTGCATTCCACGGCTGACCGTGACGCGTTGCACGTGAAGTTCGCGGATGAGTCCGTGTGCATCGGACCGCCGCCGTCTTCCGAGAGTTATCTCCAACCCAAGGCTCTCATTGCCGCGGCGGAGATCACCAATGCCGACGCCCTCCATCCCGGCTATGGATTTCTGGCGGAGAATGCCGACTTCGCGCAGATTTGTATCGATCACGGTCTTGTCTGGATCGGCCCCGATCCCTCGGTCATCAACAAGATGGGCCACAAGTCCGAAGCCAAACGCACCATGCAGGCCGTCGGGTGTCCGGTGATTCCCGGCAGCGATGGTCCCGTCAGCGGTGTCGCCGAGGCACGCCGACTTGCCGAAGAGATGGGCCTGCCCATCATGATCAAGGCCGTCGCCGGTGGCGGCGGACGCGGTATGCGGCTGGTGACCCGCATGGAGAATCTCGAATCGTCCTTCGAAATGGCACACGCCGAAGCCGAAGCGTCGTTCAATAACGGCGACCTCTATGTGGAGAAGGCGATTCTCGAACCCCGTCATGTGGAGATTCAAATTCTCGGCGACGGCAAGGGCGGCTGCATTCACCTCGGCGAGCGGGACTGCTCCACGCAGCGCCGCCATCAGAAGTTGATCGAGGAATCTCCGTCCCCCGTGGTGACTCCCGACCTGCGGCAGCGCATGGGCAAGGTCGCCTCGGAAGCCGCTGCGGCCATTGGCTACGCGTCCTGCGGCACGATGGAGTTCCTGGTGGACCGCGACCTCAATTTCTACTTCATGGAAATGAACACGCGTATTCAGGTGGAGCATCCCGTTACCGAAATGGTGACCGGTGTCGATCTCGCCAAGGAACAATTGCGCGTCGCCCTCGGCGAGCCGCTCCTGAAGCAGAGTTCGATTCAGTTCAGAGGCCACGCCATCGAGTGCCGTATCAACGCCGAAGATCCCAGCCGCAGTTTCATGCCTTGCCCGGGCAAAATTACGGCGCTGAATATACCCGGCGGCCCCGGAATCCGTGTGGACACCCACATCTATCAGGGCTATACGATTCCCCCGTATTATGACAGTCTGATTGCTAAACTCATCGCCTGGGGCCGCGACCGCTCCGAAGCCATCGCCCGCATGCGCCGCGCCCTCGATGAATTCGTCGTTGAAGGCATCAAAACGACGATTCCGTTCCATCAGAAGGTTCTGCTGCTCGAACAGTTTATCGCCAGTGACGTACACACCAAGTGGGTTGAAGAATTCATGGAGCGGGAGGCTGCTAAAACAGCTTCTTGA
- the accB gene encoding acetyl-CoA carboxylase biotin carboxyl carrier protein, protein MELQDIKKLIEMIEKSPITEFELVDKELKIRISKNGVANSAVHMMPAPAMTVAAPAAPVAAAPAAPVAAPPADSKRQLHEIKSPMVGTFYRAPSPDAEPYVRMGDTVEPGKVICIVEAMKLMNELESEVRGRIVEIVVENAQPVEFGQILFRVDTSVA, encoded by the coding sequence ATCGAGCTTCAAGATATCAAGAAGCTCATTGAAATGATTGAGAAAAGTCCGATCACCGAGTTCGAACTCGTGGACAAAGAGCTGAAGATCCGGATCTCGAAGAACGGCGTCGCGAACTCTGCTGTTCACATGATGCCCGCTCCGGCAATGACCGTCGCCGCGCCTGCCGCTCCCGTGGCTGCTGCGCCTGCCGCCCCGGTCGCGGCGCCGCCTGCCGACAGCAAACGCCAGCTTCATGAGATCAAGTCGCCGATGGTCGGAACCTTCTACCGCGCACCGTCTCCCGATGCGGAGCCGTACGTGCGCATGGGGGACACCGTCGAACCCGGTAAGGTGATTTGCATTGTCGAGGCGATGAAGCTCATGAATGAGCTGGAATCCGAAGTCCGTGGCCGCATCGTCGAAATCGTGGTCGAGAATGCGCAGCCCGTCGAATTCGGCCAGATTCTCTTCCGTGTAGACACCAGCGTGGCCTGA
- the efp gene encoding elongation factor P, producing MATTADIRKGLTVQMEGQIFLIADFQHVKPGKGGAFVRITLRNIKTGRVIERTLNSGASLDIVRVETRDMQFLYHDGDGYNFMDQESFEQIVLGPELVGDNGKWMKDGVVCRVSFLQDVPLSMEVPNFLELQITETAPGVKGDTVSGSGKPATLETGAVVQVPFFVDQGDVIRVDTRTSEYLDRVKR from the coding sequence ATGGCGACGACTGCTGACATCCGCAAAGGCCTGACTGTTCAGATGGAAGGCCAAATTTTCCTGATCGCTGACTTCCAGCATGTGAAGCCGGGCAAAGGCGGTGCCTTTGTGCGGATTACACTGCGTAACATCAAAACAGGCCGCGTCATCGAGCGCACGCTCAATTCCGGCGCGTCCCTCGATATCGTGCGCGTCGAAACGCGCGATATGCAGTTCCTTTACCACGACGGCGACGGCTACAACTTCATGGACCAGGAGTCCTTCGAACAGATCGTACTCGGCCCGGAACTGGTCGGCGACAACGGCAAGTGGATGAAGGACGGGGTCGTCTGCCGCGTCAGCTTCCTCCAGGACGTTCCCCTCAGCATGGAAGTCCCCAACTTCCTTGAACTGCAAATCACCGAGACCGCGCCCGGCGTCAAAGGGGATACCGTGTCCGGCTCCGGCAAACCCGCCACTCTCGAGACCGGCGCGGTCGTGCAAGTCCCGTTCTTCGTGGATCAGGGCGACGTGATTCGCGTTGACACGCGCACCTCGGAGTATTTGGACCGCGTGAAGCGCTAA
- the ligA gene encoding NAD-dependent DNA ligase LigA produces the protein MVDPQKEIERLRAEIAHHDHLYYGKAEPEISDEEYDRLFKRLRDLESRHPEYITPDSPTQRVGEAPHAGFKVVKHPFPLISLDNSYDEADIREFHERVVSGLEGKQPEYVCELKFDGVAVLLTYENGTILQAETRGDGLFGDDITVNIRTIRRLPLKIYPKDHQAPDPLVYIRGEVYMNKADFVNLNEERVAEGGKAFANPRNFTAGTLKTLDPATVARRRLSIVCYGYDTLRADGVASQAEALVKLADLGFPASPHWALAHSIDTAIDFWRKWQDERDKLPFEIDGVVLKVNSFADQRRLGLTARSPRWAMAFKFSARQARTRLNQILLQIGRTGTITPVADLEPVPLGGVTIRRATLHNFEEIERLGVREGDTVVLERGGDVIPKVVEVDLSERVADSKSYHPPKKCPFCGAKLEKVEGEVALRCPNPDDPEVIKRQIEHFASRDALDIEGLGSETVNLLVNEGLVKDFADLFELTLEQLLNLARFADKSARNLLQGIEQAKTKPLDRLIFGLGIRFVGEGTARTLAVRLGSLDGLAQAGEEELQAIPEVGPRVALAIFEYFREPKVEKTLRKLKKAGVRFEPETPVKHGDKLAGQTFVITGSLVSMSRDQAEAAIVALGGRPTGSVSKNTNYVVVGENPGSKYDKALTLQIPLLTENDFLKLIGK, from the coding sequence ATGGTGGATCCCCAAAAAGAGATCGAACGGCTGCGCGCCGAGATCGCCCACCACGATCATTTGTACTACGGCAAGGCCGAGCCGGAAATCTCCGACGAGGAATACGACCGTCTGTTCAAACGGCTGAGGGACCTCGAAAGCCGCCATCCCGAGTACATTACGCCCGATAGCCCTACCCAGCGGGTGGGTGAAGCCCCGCACGCTGGCTTCAAGGTCGTCAAGCATCCTTTTCCGCTGATCTCGCTCGACAATTCCTATGACGAAGCGGATATCCGGGAGTTCCACGAACGTGTAGTATCCGGGCTGGAAGGGAAGCAACCGGAGTATGTCTGCGAATTGAAATTTGACGGCGTCGCCGTCCTGCTGACGTACGAAAACGGAACGATTTTGCAGGCCGAAACCCGTGGCGATGGTCTCTTCGGAGATGACATTACGGTCAATATCCGCACCATTCGCCGCCTGCCGCTAAAGATCTATCCCAAGGATCACCAAGCCCCGGATCCTTTGGTCTATATTCGCGGCGAAGTCTACATGAACAAGGCAGACTTCGTCAACCTGAATGAAGAGCGTGTGGCCGAAGGCGGCAAGGCTTTCGCCAATCCCCGCAACTTCACGGCGGGCACCCTGAAGACGCTTGACCCCGCCACCGTGGCTCGCCGCCGCCTGTCCATTGTCTGTTACGGCTACGACACGCTGCGCGCCGATGGAGTCGCTTCGCAAGCTGAAGCCCTGGTAAAGTTGGCGGATTTGGGCTTCCCCGCCAGCCCCCACTGGGCTCTCGCGCATTCCATCGATACCGCCATAGATTTCTGGCGCAAATGGCAGGATGAACGGGATAAACTGCCCTTCGAAATCGACGGGGTAGTGCTCAAGGTCAATTCCTTCGCCGACCAGCGGCGACTCGGACTTACAGCGCGTTCCCCACGCTGGGCCATGGCCTTCAAGTTTTCCGCCCGTCAGGCCCGGACTCGCCTGAATCAGATTCTTCTGCAGATTGGCCGCACCGGAACCATCACCCCGGTGGCTGATCTGGAGCCCGTTCCACTCGGCGGCGTCACTATCCGCCGCGCGACGCTGCACAATTTCGAAGAGATCGAACGCCTCGGTGTGCGCGAAGGCGATACTGTAGTGCTCGAGCGCGGCGGGGATGTCATCCCCAAAGTCGTCGAGGTGGACCTTTCCGAACGCGTCGCCGACTCAAAGTCCTATCACCCGCCGAAGAAATGCCCCTTCTGCGGGGCTAAGCTGGAGAAGGTGGAAGGTGAAGTCGCGCTGCGCTGCCCCAATCCGGATGATCCGGAAGTCATCAAGCGCCAGATCGAGCACTTTGCCTCACGCGATGCCTTGGACATCGAAGGCCTTGGCTCTGAGACCGTGAATCTGTTGGTCAATGAGGGCTTGGTAAAGGACTTTGCTGATCTGTTTGAGCTGACCCTCGAGCAACTCTTGAACCTTGCGCGCTTCGCCGACAAATCCGCGCGCAACCTGCTTCAAGGTATTGAACAGGCCAAGACCAAACCCCTCGACCGCCTCATTTTTGGCTTGGGTATCCGTTTTGTTGGAGAAGGCACCGCCCGCACGTTGGCCGTCCGCCTGGGAAGCCTCGACGGTCTTGCTCAAGCCGGCGAAGAGGAGCTTCAGGCAATTCCTGAGGTCGGCCCGCGGGTTGCCCTTGCCATTTTCGAGTACTTCCGCGAGCCCAAGGTCGAAAAAACGCTGCGCAAGCTCAAAAAAGCAGGCGTCAGGTTCGAACCTGAGACACCCGTCAAGCACGGGGACAAACTCGCCGGACAGACCTTTGTCATCACGGGTTCTCTGGTATCCATGTCCCGCGATCAGGCCGAAGCGGCCATCGTCGCGCTGGGCGGACGACCGACCGGTTCGGTATCCAAAAATACCAACTACGTGGTGGTAGGGGAGAACCCAGGATCCAAATACGACAAGGCTTTGACCTTGCAGATCCCTCTCCTGACTGAAAACGATTTTCTTAAGCTGATCGGAAAGTGA
- a CDS encoding glycosyltransferase, which translates to MPPISIIVAGRNEERYVGGCLRSLLQLDYDPQLTELIFVDDHSTDGTRALAEGLAVESGGRLRVLSAPPCPAGMGPKKNAIAFGVAQAKGELLLFTDADCLVKPGWATCAVSSYRQKTGAATGPVLPPVEAGFVNRLLRLERILISYTSASAIGWGSPASASGGNFSYRRAAFDSVGGIAHAQVASGDDDLMAQAIARHGWQVGYARGAESVVEHLRRPTMGQQVNATIRHQSTTRYYPLHWRLIYILSILSTLGLLAVLAATVFVPELLGFLLAAMTGRLLIEGIAVRAFCRCYEIRLSTLEFLTAEICLPVYLLIRAVLSLFPSFSWQARTHRTTTAPTTGAV; encoded by the coding sequence ATGCCGCCTATATCCATCATTGTGGCTGGACGCAATGAGGAGCGATATGTGGGAGGCTGCCTCAGGTCCCTGCTACAGTTAGACTATGATCCGCAGCTCACGGAACTGATTTTCGTGGATGACCATTCCACCGATGGGACACGAGCACTTGCGGAAGGTCTGGCGGTAGAAAGCGGTGGCCGTTTGCGGGTACTAAGTGCTCCCCCCTGCCCTGCCGGTATGGGTCCTAAGAAGAACGCCATTGCCTTTGGGGTTGCCCAGGCGAAGGGAGAGTTGCTGCTCTTTACCGATGCAGACTGTCTGGTCAAACCGGGCTGGGCAACGTGTGCTGTAAGCAGTTACAGGCAGAAGACGGGTGCGGCCACGGGGCCGGTGCTTCCCCCCGTGGAGGCAGGGTTTGTGAATCGGCTTTTGCGGCTCGAACGCATTTTGATCAGTTACACATCGGCCTCGGCTATTGGCTGGGGCTCTCCGGCCTCCGCCTCGGGAGGCAATTTCTCCTATCGCCGCGCCGCATTCGATTCGGTGGGCGGGATTGCCCATGCGCAGGTGGCTTCGGGGGATGACGATTTGATGGCTCAGGCCATTGCGCGACATGGCTGGCAGGTCGGGTATGCGCGGGGTGCAGAGTCGGTGGTGGAACATCTGCGGCGGCCCACGATGGGCCAGCAGGTGAACGCGACGATCCGCCATCAGAGCACAACGCGCTATTATCCGCTTCACTGGCGGCTGATTTACATTTTATCGATTTTGAGCACTCTGGGACTGCTCGCCGTATTGGCGGCAACCGTATTCGTGCCCGAACTGCTGGGATTTCTGCTGGCGGCAATGACGGGGCGCTTGCTGATTGAAGGCATTGCGGTTCGCGCCTTCTGCCGCTGTTATGAGATCCGGCTTTCTACATTGGAGTTTTTGACGGCTGAGATTTGCCTGCCCGTCTATCTTTTGATACGGGCGGTGCTGTCTTTGTTTCCATCTTTTTCATGGCAAGCCCGCACCCATCGCACCACGACGGCACCGACGACCGGCGCGGTATGA
- a CDS encoding lysylphosphatidylglycerol synthase transmembrane domain-containing protein yields the protein MASPHPSHHDGTDDRRGMTTEISHGETSARTSEDLGDLAQTPTSGPTNPWKIVLRIGLTAGLFVLLFWQVSWHQVWDAVQTLDLHLLFWVCLLWIPTQYLQYIRWAILAREAGKGVSRADIHKSYWVGFTLGLVTPGRVGQFGRALALHNCSLSRAIGVSAIERGYSAITINGFGLLAIVMLPWLGWAPPYVMPNAWMRAIVVVAGLLLLVLGVFPRSMFRPLNWLASKLPFREKMERAIDVLKPAGPARGILYLALAAAALASALLQFVLLLRAMGAPVPVFAGMLAALLTFFLKGALPISVGSLGVGEWVAVYCFRGLGVEPSVSVAASLVLFTINVFVPSLIGLPFINTLRGLPLSKPKVDAA from the coding sequence ATGGCAAGCCCGCACCCATCGCACCACGACGGCACCGACGACCGGCGCGGTATGACCACCGAAATTTCGCACGGCGAAACTTCGGCCCGCACCTCCGAGGATCTCGGGGATCTTGCGCAAACGCCGACCTCCGGCCCGACGAATCCGTGGAAGATCGTGCTGCGGATCGGGCTGACCGCGGGGTTGTTCGTGCTTCTGTTCTGGCAGGTAAGTTGGCATCAGGTGTGGGATGCCGTTCAGACACTTGATCTGCATCTTCTGTTCTGGGTGTGCCTGCTGTGGATTCCGACGCAGTATTTGCAGTACATCCGCTGGGCGATTCTTGCACGGGAAGCCGGCAAAGGGGTCAGCCGCGCGGATATTCACAAATCGTACTGGGTGGGATTCACGCTGGGGTTGGTCACTCCCGGACGCGTAGGGCAATTCGGGCGCGCGCTGGCGCTGCATAATTGTTCGCTTTCGCGGGCCATTGGAGTATCGGCGATTGAGCGGGGCTACAGCGCGATCACGATTAACGGATTCGGATTGCTGGCGATTGTAATGCTGCCGTGGCTGGGCTGGGCGCCGCCGTATGTGATGCCGAATGCCTGGATGCGCGCCATCGTGGTTGTAGCGGGGCTGCTGCTGCTGGTGCTGGGAGTGTTTCCGCGGAGCATGTTCCGGCCATTGAACTGGCTGGCGTCCAAGCTGCCGTTCCGGGAGAAGATGGAACGAGCGATTGACGTTCTGAAGCCCGCGGGACCGGCGCGCGGAATTCTCTATTTGGCCTTGGCGGCGGCAGCGCTGGCCTCCGCCCTGCTGCAGTTCGTGCTGCTGTTGCGCGCGATGGGAGCGCCTGTGCCGGTGTTTGCCGGAATGCTGGCGGCGCTGTTGACATTTTTCCTGAAAGGCGCGCTGCCGATTTCAGTGGGGAGCCTCGGCGTCGGCGAGTGGGTTGCCGTGTATTGTTTTCGCGGATTGGGTGTGGAGCCTTCGGTGTCCGTGGCCGCTTCGCTGGTGCTGTTTACGATCAATGTGTTCGTGCCGAGTCTGATCGGTCTGCCGTTTATCAATACGCTCCGAGGATTGCCGCTGTCCAAGCCAAAGGTTGATGCCGCATGA
- a CDS encoding glycosyltransferase: protein MSLSVLFVSVLALLSLIYGLVLSGFLRGLVKLRRIASQTTGYLPSVSIIIPARNEARVLERTLKSLLHQNYKGWWEVVVVDDRSTDGTAAILQDFVQSSDRVRVLTVTVPYPVSPKKNALALGIRESRGEIIVTTDADCTYDRSWLSTMVSHMTEDTGVVAGLTVFDLPEAAVPAWQKIQWLDFFAQQLLAAGAAGAGVPSSCNGSNLAYRRSVYEQIAGFGSIATLVSGDDVLFAQRVSKLTSWKVVFATEPESIVRSLPVRTVRDVFSQRIRWASKGLAYRKSMSVFLFGMYAYYLLWVAAPLIMLAAPWCALPILGIAAWKAAWDYFTIRAGCRIFGERELLRYFLPFVALHTVLTPVFGVGGLLVPYRWKGNSYHTTTLPFGVKRGIVRMRRMVRSRNEAETVS from the coding sequence ATGAGCCTGTCGGTACTTTTTGTTTCCGTGCTTGCGCTGCTCAGTCTGATCTACGGATTGGTGCTGTCCGGTTTTTTGCGGGGTCTGGTGAAACTGCGCCGAATCGCGTCGCAGACTACCGGGTATCTGCCTTCAGTCAGCATTATCATTCCGGCGCGAAATGAAGCGCGAGTGCTGGAGCGCACGCTGAAGTCGCTGCTCCATCAGAACTATAAGGGCTGGTGGGAAGTGGTTGTGGTGGACGACCGCAGCACGGACGGAACGGCGGCGATTCTACAGGACTTTGTGCAGTCATCCGACCGCGTGCGCGTGTTGACGGTAACGGTACCGTATCCGGTTTCGCCGAAGAAGAACGCGCTGGCGCTGGGAATTCGCGAATCGCGCGGGGAGATTATCGTGACCACCGATGCCGATTGTACCTATGATCGCTCGTGGCTGAGCACGATGGTCTCGCATATGACGGAAGATACCGGCGTGGTGGCGGGGCTCACGGTGTTCGATCTTCCGGAAGCGGCGGTTCCGGCCTGGCAGAAGATTCAATGGCTGGACTTCTTCGCACAGCAGCTTCTGGCGGCAGGCGCCGCAGGCGCGGGTGTGCCGTCGAGCTGCAACGGGTCCAATCTTGCGTACCGGCGAAGCGTCTATGAACAGATTGCCGGATTCGGAAGCATTGCGACGCTGGTATCGGGTGACGACGTGCTGTTTGCGCAGCGGGTTTCCAAGTTAACGTCGTGGAAAGTGGTGTTTGCCACGGAACCGGAGAGCATTGTGCGGTCGCTGCCGGTGCGAACGGTTCGCGACGTGTTTTCGCAGCGCATCCGCTGGGCCTCCAAAGGGTTGGCGTACCGCAAAAGCATGTCAGTCTTTCTCTTCGGCATGTATGCTTATTACCTGCTTTGGGTCGCCGCGCCATTGATAATGCTTGCCGCGCCATGGTGCGCGCTGCCCATCTTGGGGATTGCGGCATGGAAAGCAGCATGGGACTATTTTACGATTCGTGCGGGCTGCCGGATCTTTGGCGAGCGGGAGTTGCTACGCTATTTTCTGCCGTTTGTCGCCTTGCACACGGTATTGACTCCGGTGTTCGGCGTCGGAGGTTTGCTGGTGCCTTACCGCTGGAAAGGCAATTCCTATCATACGACGACGCTGCCGTTCGGGGTCAAGCGCGGGATTGTCCGCATGCGCCGAATGGTTCGTTCGCGCAACGAGGCCGAAACGGTCAGTTGA
- a CDS encoding polysaccharide deacetylase family protein, whose protein sequence is MAVRLREKIFRRWLWRLPPHSGAVALTFDDGPDAQTTPSLLAELARLGIVSTHFLVGERAAAAPSLVEETRAAGHAVANHSFQHKSFLWRPGTYQEESLRAADAILTAGTGERCSFFRPCFGQYNNWTQGVLERLGYAGVLWSVIASDWTEQTDEQLWQRLQPQLHEGAIIVLHDGHPTTARVVRLLPRLADEVGKRGWTFVPLLPSTFISGNNT, encoded by the coding sequence ATGGCTGTCAGATTACGTGAGAAGATCTTCCGCCGCTGGCTGTGGCGACTGCCGCCACACAGCGGCGCTGTCGCTCTGACCTTTGACGATGGGCCGGATGCGCAGACCACTCCGTCTCTCCTTGCCGAGCTGGCGCGACTCGGCATTGTCAGCACGCATTTTCTGGTGGGAGAACGCGCCGCCGCCGCGCCATCACTGGTGGAGGAAACCCGCGCGGCGGGGCATGCGGTGGCGAATCACTCCTTCCAGCACAAGAGTTTTCTCTGGCGGCCGGGGACCTATCAGGAAGAGAGTCTGAGGGCCGCCGACGCGATCCTGACCGCCGGCACCGGCGAGCGGTGTTCCTTTTTCCGGCCCTGTTTCGGGCAATACAATAACTGGACGCAAGGTGTCCTTGAACGCCTCGGCTATGCCGGCGTGCTGTGGTCCGTCATTGCTTCGGATTGGACGGAGCAGACGGACGAGCAACTCTGGCAGCGGTTACAACCGCAGTTGCACGAGGGCGCGATCATCGTGCTGCATGACGGGCATCCGACGACCGCGCGCGTCGTGCGCCTCCTTCCCCGCCTCGCCGATGAAGTGGGAAAACGTGGCTGGACTTTCGTTCCGTTATTACCATCTACTTTCATCTCTGGTAACAACACGTGA
- a CDS encoding glycosyltransferase, with protein MTLLLILLGTCFVYLLIAAYLSRGIHGHYQTRNDFPMVSVVVPVRNEEAQLHCLLDSLLTADYPAEKMEVIVVNDDSEDRTREIALSYKNRFACRYEVIDVVTVPGDKLILKTRPLAQGLDRATGEIVLMTDADCIVPSGWVKAMVSFFAPNVGMVCGTTLPHPEMQAKYPLTWFETLDWMFLLGASAGLSGKGHPQALIGNNYTVRREAYHGIGTFRGLEYTDIDDIALLMAIKQSGKWQVVFPANPEVRIFTRPLQSIAELARQRRRWMKGFRYTNWQGKAVIIFGTITHVTMPLWPFYLGWEFLLPFTFLMLGDGMVLGKMLRQYRLKRLMILVPMYPIFACMYGLGIMYFLAASRRVPWKGRTF; from the coding sequence GTGACGCTACTGCTCATTCTTCTTGGCACCTGCTTCGTATATCTTCTGATCGCCGCCTATCTGTCGCGCGGAATACATGGTCACTATCAGACCCGGAATGATTTCCCGATGGTCAGTGTTGTGGTGCCGGTGCGCAACGAAGAAGCACAACTGCATTGCCTGCTGGATTCGCTGCTGACCGCCGACTACCCCGCGGAGAAGATGGAAGTGATCGTGGTCAACGATGACTCCGAGGACCGGACGCGGGAGATCGCGCTGTCCTATAAGAATCGTTTTGCCTGCCGCTATGAAGTTATCGACGTAGTGACGGTGCCCGGCGACAAACTGATTCTGAAGACCCGGCCACTGGCGCAAGGGCTTGACCGTGCCACGGGCGAGATCGTGCTGATGACGGACGCAGATTGCATCGTGCCTTCAGGTTGGGTGAAGGCGATGGTGTCTTTCTTTGCGCCGAATGTCGGTATGGTGTGCGGAACAACGCTGCCGCACCCGGAGATGCAGGCCAAGTATCCCCTCACGTGGTTTGAGACGCTGGATTGGATGTTCCTGCTGGGTGCGAGCGCGGGTCTGTCGGGAAAGGGCCATCCGCAGGCGCTGATCGGCAACAACTATACGGTGCGGCGCGAAGCGTATCACGGCATCGGGACTTTTCGCGGTCTGGAATACACGGACATCGACGACATTGCGCTGCTGATGGCCATTAAGCAGTCCGGCAAGTGGCAGGTGGTTTTTCCGGCGAATCCTGAGGTCAGGATTTTCACGCGTCCTTTGCAGTCCATTGCCGAACTGGCACGGCAGCGCCGGCGCTGGATGAAGGGGTTCCGCTATACGAACTGGCAGGGGAAAGCGGTGATTATCTTCGGAACCATTACGCATGTCACGATGCCGCTGTGGCCGTTCTATCTGGGATGGGAATTCCTGCTGCCATTCACCTTTCTCATGCTGGGAGACGGCATGGTGCTTGGCAAAATGCTGCGGCAGTATCGTCTGAAGCGGCTGATGATTCTGGTACCGATGTATCCGATCTTCGCCTGCATGTACGGCCTGGGAATTATGTACTTTCTGGCGGCATCGCGCCGGGTGCCATGGAAGGGCCGGACATTCTAA
- the pgsW gene encoding poly-gamma-glutamate system protein: MQFRPSLRSVWTLVTLAVVCYGLYLWCENSHVKRKTPFYEEKIAAANLMDRALRAYQGATSEKGVFGENYKDPRLDAVIGQQFSLITTDIGAFETEVVGANPNFAAVVVDLLGKAGVERGDYVAVGFTGSHPGVNTAVLCACEALGATPVTISAVGSSWWGANDPDFTWVDMETLLNREGIVHSLPIAGSFGGINDIGVGLSQVGQELMKEAIQRNNLALIHEESVSASVQKRYQRYTDAAKGRKFKAYVDVGSGIASLGHDENAKLIRNGFNHRLPLQNYPARGVVHLFNADGVPVINIADILALSRDYGLGGAHVPLPAIGNGLVFMDDRYDLRVAGISAFLAILVIVVLVKLDSRLFKLADNGVDPDTLSTEVIHH, encoded by the coding sequence ATGCAATTTAGGCCTTCTCTCCGCTCCGTCTGGACCCTCGTCACCCTCGCCGTCGTCTGCTACGGCCTCTATCTCTGGTGCGAGAACAGCCACGTCAAGCGCAAGACCCCTTTCTACGAAGAGAAGATCGCCGCTGCCAATCTGATGGATCGCGCTCTGCGTGCTTATCAAGGCGCCACCTCCGAGAAGGGCGTGTTCGGTGAGAACTACAAAGATCCGCGCCTCGATGCGGTCATCGGCCAGCAGTTCTCGCTGATCACCACCGATATTGGTGCGTTTGAGACCGAAGTCGTCGGCGCCAATCCCAATTTTGCGGCAGTAGTCGTAGATCTTCTGGGCAAGGCCGGTGTGGAACGCGGGGACTATGTGGCCGTCGGCTTTACCGGATCCCATCCCGGCGTCAACACCGCCGTGTTGTGCGCCTGCGAGGCTCTCGGTGCGACGCCCGTCACCATTTCCGCCGTAGGCTCCTCCTGGTGGGGTGCCAACGATCCCGACTTTACGTGGGTCGACATGGAGACCCTGCTGAACCGGGAAGGCATCGTGCATTCCCTGCCGATTGCGGGATCGTTCGGTGGCATCAATGACATCGGCGTCGGCCTCTCGCAAGTGGGGCAGGAACTCATGAAGGAAGCCATTCAACGGAATAACCTCGCCCTGATTCACGAAGAGTCCGTGTCTGCTTCCGTACAGAAGCGCTATCAGCGTTATACGGATGCTGCCAAGGGCCGCAAGTTCAAAGCGTACGTGGACGTGGGCAGCGGCATCGCCAGCCTCGGCCACGACGAAAACGCCAAGCTGATTCGTAACGGCTTCAATCACCGCCTGCCGCTTCAAAACTACCCCGCTCGCGGCGTCGTGCATCTCTTCAATGCTGATGGCGTGCCGGTCATCAACATTGCCGACATTCTCGCTCTCAGCCGCGATTACGGTCTCGGCGGGGCTCATGTGCCGCTGCCTGCGATCGGCAACGGCCTGGTGTTCATGGATGATCGCTATGACCTGCGGGTGGCGGGCATTTCCGCCTTTCTTGCGATCCTCGTAATCGTTGTGCTGGTTAAGCTCGACTCACGATTGTTCAAACTCGCGGACAATGGTGTGGATCCTGACACGCTGAGTACAGAAGTCATTCATCACTAG